In Nissabacter sp. SGAir0207, the genomic stretch CTTATCAGGAAGCCTCCGCCAAAGATCCGGTGGTCAACGCCATCATGGGTGGCATGAACCCGCGCCACATCCTCTCTTCTGGCCTGGCGGCTATGCCGGTTAATGCCAATGGCGTGCCCTTTGATATGAGCCATATCTACGCGTCCGGCAACGTGGCGGCAGACATGCTGGCCAACGTCACCGCCGAGGCAACGGGCCGTGTGCTGGCGACCCGCCTGTACAATATGACCGAAGACAAGGGCATGAAAGATTTTCTCTCCTTCCTGATCGCCCGTGACACCATGCACCAGCAGCAGTGGCTGGCGGTGATCGAGGAGATGGGCGGCCTGAATGCGTCCCTGCCGATCCCCAATAGCGCGCCGCAGGAGCATGAGGCCACGGAGCACTCCTACTACTGCCTGAATACCTCGCTGGACAAACCGCTGCCGCAAGGCCGTTGGAGCAGTGGCCCCGCTTACGATGGCCGTGGCCAGTTCACCGCCAAAGAGCAGCCGGATATCCTCGGCCAGGAGCCGGATCTGGGCAAAGCCCGCCCCGGTTCAGGCGCACAGTTGGAGCAGATTGACGGCCAGGTGCCACCGACCCCCTCCAGCACCTGATATCTCGCGATACCTCCTCACAGGCTGCGCTCAGGCGCGGCCTTTTTTCTGCCGATCAATCCTGCCGGCCGCGCTGGCCTCTGCTATCTTTTTAATCACAAAGGAGGAAACGCCATGTCATTAGAGATCAAAAAAAGCGAGCAGCAGCAGGGGAGTTATCAGTATGAGGTAGTATGCCAGGAGGCGGGCTACCACTTTACCCTGACCGGCAAAGGGGAGACAGCCACCGAGGCCGATGCGGAGTTGCAGCGCACCATTATTGAGATGAAACAACGGTTGGACGAGGTAATGCAGATGAGCAAAGCCTCAGCGTAGGGGCAACAGCCGGGACGGGTGTCCCGGCGGGGGGGTTAGCTGCGGGCAAACATCGCTTCACGCGAGTTGAGCATCAGGCTCTCCAGCGCATGACGGTAAATATCCAGCTTGATGACATCCGTTTCGCTCTCCAGCTTGTCAATCAGGTTGGCCATGATGGCCTTATTGCTGACCACCTCGTTGCTTTGCAGCAACTCCGTCACAATCGCCTTGATAACGTCTGACTCACTGGCGGGCAGGGCGTCGCCGCCGTTGAAATAGGAGGCGATTTCTCGTTCGGCAGAGATGGCGTGCTTATTCATTGTTTTCCTCGTCGTTCTTCTCCACCTGTACGCCATAAAGGGGCAGCACAAAAAGTGGGCGGGTGGCAAAAAAAACCTCTGAAGGTGAAAACCTGTTCACCTTCAGAGGAGAAGTACAGCATTCATTACAGGGCGATTCATACTCGCCATTAAACTTATACAAAGAATTGGATTTTGTATAATTTTGAAGTTAGCTTTTTGTGCGGTAATGCCGGCGCGGTAACGTCAGCCACGCAATGATGGCGGCCGGAAGCATTAAAAAGGATGGCAGGCGCAACGCCTGCCCTGAAGCAGAGAGGGGCGATTACGATTGGAGGCGGGGTTTATCGATCAGGGCGTAGAGGCAACTGCGCAGCTTAACCAGATCGTCTGGGTTACTGACATTGTCGGCTGCCGCATCCAGCGCCATATTGACCTGGCGTGAGATGTTGGCCTTGGTTTGCGCATCCAGCGAGTTCATCAACGCCGTAACCGCAATCTGTAAGGCCTCAACCTGAATCAGCGTCTCTTTGGAGGCAACGTCATTTTCCGCTAATTTCACCAACAGTTCTGCAATAAGGGCTTTCATACCATAAGTCACCAAGTTTGGGTCCATAGAAAAGCTATAGTAAAGCGCAGGTTACTTATTTCGATAGTAAAATTTTAACAAAATGGTGCGGCCAAGATCACACTTAACACAAATAGATTAAATAATCTCATCAGAGGCGAAACGTGCGGTCCACTTGCCGCCGGGGCAATATGCACTATGATTAAAACGTTCTTAACAAAAAGGAGTGAGTAATGAAAAAAATCGTTATAGCTTCAACGGTTATGCTCTCTGCTTTGCTGGCCGGCTGCTCGAGCAATTACGCCATTCACACCCTGGATGGCCGCACCATTGTCAGTGAGGGCAAGCCCAAAACTGACGATGCCACCGGCATGATCAGTTATACCGATGCCTGGGGTAATAAGCAGCAGATCAACCAGAACACCATTAAAGAGATGCAGGAAATTAATGATTGAGCCTGCATGAAAGACTACCCCGCCGCGGCGGGGTTTTTTATGGACGCTATAAAATGGCGCGGATATAGGGCACGGTACGCAGGGCGCGCACCAAGGCGTAGGTCAACAGGAACCACACCACAGAGAAGATCAGCCCGCCGAAAGGCCATACCAGCGCGACATTCACATTGATCACATGCCCGAGCAGCAGCAGGAACACCATATGCACCAGGTAGATGCCAAAAGCGCATTCGGCCACGGAGAGGATACGTTGCCGCCAAAGCGCGCTGAAGGTGAAGCGAACATTCAACAACAGATAGAACAACGCAGCGGAGGCGATCACCACCGGCGGATAGGCGTAGTTATAGTAAGTTTCACGCGGCTGGTGGGCGGCCAATGAGATATGACGCGTACCTGCGAAGATAATTAACGTCATCAGACCAAACAGCGCCAGTGCCAGCCAGCCCCGCTGGCGGGTGAAGGTCAAATCTCTCATCAGCAGCGGCAGGAACAGATAGATCACCAGCGGATGGAAGTTATCCAGCGCCATATTGCCAACGAACCCCACGCGATACTGGAAAGCCTCATTCAGGAAGGGCATGGCGCAGGAGAAAACAAACGTGAGGGCCGCATACCATCGGAACAGGCTACGGCTGCGGTAGTAGAGCAATCCTACCAGCGGCATCATGATATAGAGGCCCACCAGCGCATAGAGGAACCAGAGGTGGCCCGCAGCATTCTGATTCAGCAACGTGCCAATCAGCCACTGGCGGCTGAAAATATCCTGTCCATTGAGCAAGCCATAGATAAAGGACCACGCCACCAGCGGCAGCAGGATGCGCGTCAGACGTCGCTTGAGGAAAGCGCCTACCGGCATCTCCTCCTTAATAAGCAAAAAGGCGGAAGCCATAAAGAAGAAGGGGACGCAAAAACGTGCCAGCGAGTAACAGAGGTTGGTGATACTCCAGGCAACCCCATCTATCGGTGCGGCGTAGAACGTCATCATTGAGGCATGGATCAAGACAACAGCGTAGATGGCAACGGCGCGCATCATCTCGAGATTGAAATTTTTTTCCATACTTCCCTGCACGGCAGTCATGTAGTTCAAGTTAACAATATAATTACCTTGAGATTACATTTTTATCAATATGTTTACATGACGGGCGTGGCAGGGATCAATTTACCATGACGTGTCTACTCAGTTTAACCGGGCAGCCGGCCCTGTGGTCGCGCCATCAGCCAGAGACGCCAGCGCCGCTTGCGTAGCCACAGGACTAATAGCATCAACAACGTGCTGAGGGAGACCAGCGCTGGCCCCACCACGATGTAAATGTGATAACCCAGCGTCACCGTATGTTCACCGGGTGTCAGGCGCACACCGATAAAGCCATCATCCAGCGCTCTGGGCGCAACTTTCTGCCCATCCACCATCAGGTAGTAGCCAGCGTAGCGAACATAGGGCAGCGTGTAGAGCGTCGGGGCTGGCACTGACACGTGGAAGCTGGGGTAACCGTTGATGTAGCCATTGGGCGTTTGGAGCACATTCTCCCGGCTGATGGGCGGCAGCATCTGCGCGGACAGTTGCCGGAAGGTGTCGCCCTGCATGGTGCTGTTATTCAGGTAATCAGGATAGAGGCGGAGGGTGTGGAACGCCGCCAGCGGATTGTTGAGCGCGCTCTGCACCGGCAGCCAGGCGGCGGCCAGCAGCGCCGCCAGCGCCAGCCCGCCCACGGCGGGGCGCCAGGCCAGCAGGCGTTGCAGCGGCACGGCGGCATAGAGTGCCAGCAGGGCGCAGGCGCAGGTGAGTAGCCGCCAGGGGAACTGCATCAGGTTAAACAGCGGCGTCTTCAGCGGCAGCCAGTTCCAGTCCACCAGATTGGTGGAGAGCAGCACCAGCAGCAGCCCGGTCGCCAGTAGGGTCTTGCCACGCCGGCCAATCGGCAGGCACAGCCCCAGCAGGCTGAGCAGCAGCAGCGGCAGGCCGGGCGAGGAGTAGGTGCCCGCCTGAGTCAGCCCATACTGGCTGGGCAGGCCGAGCAGCGTTTGCAGCAGGTCGCTCTTGTACCTGTCCATATAGTGGTAGCTGAACAGCATCCCCTTGAAGGCATAGAGATCGGAATGGCGCATGTGGTAGAGCAGCGGCCCCCAGTAGAGGCAGGTGAGCGCCAAAATAATCAGTACGGCCCGCACCATAAACCGCAGGTTGGCGAAGGTGAACATCGCACGGACATTCAGGGCGGCGAACAGCAGGAAGAAGATCACGCAGGCAATCACGCTGGGGATGTTGGAGAGCAGGATCAGCGTGGCGGCGATGGGAATCAGCCGGATGTCACGCCGATCGCCCACTAACGAGCTACAGCCACGGATAAACAGTGGCATCACCGCCATCGCCAGACACTCGCCGACGGCGAAACGGATAAAGATGTTATTGAGGAAGTAGACCGAACTGAGGAACAGCAGGGCGCACAGGCCACCCATCGCGGCACTGCCATGCTCCCGCCGGCCAGCAAACCATGCGCTAATGAAGCCAATGCCGAGGATAAACGCGAACACCAGCTTCATCTGCACCATGTCAGAGGCGAGGCCGAAGGTCAGGGCGCGCGCCAGCAAAAACAGCAGCGAACTGAGCGGCGGGTAGAACATCTGCCAGCTGTAGCCATACTGGTTGGCGTTCCAGTAATCAAACAGCGGCGGGAACTGGCCATGCGCCAGCGCCTGATTCAGCGAGGTCATGCGCAGCAGGTGCGCTTCCCAGTCATGCCCATACCAGATCGCGCCCTGCAACAGCGGCACCATCACCATCACCGCCAGGGCGGCCAGCGCGGCAATCCGCACTCCTCTCTCTTTGCCCATGCTCATTGCCCTTGCTGACGCCGGTTGACAGAAGCCACACGATAAAAGCTTTTGCCAGGGCGCGCCATCCACCCGTCCCACTCTTTTTGCATTTTGTGCGGCGCATTCCAACCCTGCGTCAGGCCGCAGTGTCCGGGCAGGGCGTGGGGCGGTGGTGGCCACGGATGGCGGTCGGCAGGAAGCCGAAACGGCTACGGAAGCGGCCAGCGAAGCGTGAACCGCTCTCGTAGCCAACCTGCTGGGCGATGGTGGCGATGGCCGCGTCGGTGCTCTGCAACAGGCGCAGCGCATGGGTCATGCGGGTGTCGGTGATGAGGTTGCGCAGCGCACCCTCTTCGGCCGCCAGCCGACGGCGCAGCATCACCTCATTCATCTCCAGTCGCTCCGCTACCTCCGCCGCTGACCACGGATGGGCGATGTCGCTCATTAGCAGATCGCGTACCTGCTGGGTCAGGGTCTGGGCGCGGCGGTCTGCCAGCCGGACGCCATGCTCCGCCAGCCAGAGCAACGGTTCGCGCATCCGGTGGTGGACAATGGCCGTCGGCAGCGGCGGTTCCTGTGCCAGCGCGTCAAACAGGTTCTCCAGTGTCAGGGTGAAGTGGCGGTGCGGGGCGGCGATTGGCGTGGCGGCGTGCGGCATCAGGGCCGGCGGCGCCTCGCGGTCAAAGGCGGCGAGCAGCGTCTCGTCCCAGCTGAGGGTACGGCTGGCGTAGCGGCCCCGTTCGTCCAGATCCATATGGACATCGATCATCTGGCCGCCGTCCAGCGCCAGCATCTCCCCCTCGCGCACCAGCCAGTCACCTTCGGCGGTCTGGACCCGTTGGGAGCCGTGCAGAACCTGAAGCAGGCTGGGGCGGCTGAGGTACAGCCCAGAGATGGTGAGCGCGCTGTGCTGAATAATGTGGCTGGCAATGCCGGTGCCGGGGTAAGCGTAAAGGGTGCGTTGCATAATCGTGACTGTGTGGCAGTAAGCAGCCGGCAACCGATGAGCGGTTACCGGCGCAAGGCGGGGGGCGGGCCGCCGCCTAAAACAGCGGGCGGCGATCGGCGAACTGGCCGTAGGCGTGGGACAGCTCCTTCTGGCGGCTGGTATGGCCGATCAGTTCGGCCAGCTGATCCATGCGCGCGCGCAACAGTTGGGTCACCTGCGCCTCGTTTGCCAGGGTGCGGTCGAGCAGCGTGCGGATGGCGGCCTGCGTGGGGTCAGGTACCTCGCTTGCTGCCATCAGGGCGGTGGCCCGCTCGACCTGCCGGGCGTATTGGATCTCCATCTCCACCAGCGCCTGCCATTGGGCCTGATTGGCCAGCGCGAGCATCTGCTCGCTGAGTCCGAAAACCAGCTGATATTCGGTAATAAGGTGCGGGTGGCGATCCATTAATTCACATCCTGAGAGGGTTGGGGGTGGGGGCCTACCTGCTGCCAGGCCTCGGCGAGGTTGCTCAGCAGCGCTGCAACCTCGTCCAGTGCCGCCGGGTCATTGTGCAGGTTGGCCTGAAGCAGGCGCTGGCACATGTAGTCATACAGCGCTTCTAGGTTGGCGACCAGCGCCGGGTCGCCCTTCTCCGCATCCAGGCCAGCCTTCAGCCCGTTGTCGATGATGTTGATCGCCTTGGAGATCGCCTCGCCCTTGTGGACGATGTCACCCTGGGCCATGAACAGGCCAGCGCGAATCAGCGCGCTGCGCGCGCCGTCAAACAGCAGGACGATCAACTGGTGCGGGGTGGCGCTCATCACGCTGCTCTCCAGCCCCACCTGTTGATAGGAACTGACGCCGGAACGATGGTACATAACGCGTCCTTATTAGCTCGACGTACTGAACTGCTGGGTCAGGTAGGTCGAGGTGTTGTTGAGTTTAGAGACCAGCGTATCGAGCTGGGTGAATTGCGTTTTGTAGCGCGCCATGGTGGCGTCGATGCTGTCGCTCATCGCGTCATA encodes the following:
- a CDS encoding YfhO family protein, giving the protein MSMGKERGVRIAALAALAVMVMVPLLQGAIWYGHDWEAHLLRMTSLNQALAHGQFPPLFDYWNANQYGYSWQMFYPPLSSLLFLLARALTFGLASDMVQMKLVFAFILGIGFISAWFAGRREHGSAAMGGLCALLFLSSVYFLNNIFIRFAVGECLAMAVMPLFIRGCSSLVGDRRDIRLIPIAATLILLSNIPSVIACVIFFLLFAALNVRAMFTFANLRFMVRAVLIILALTCLYWGPLLYHMRHSDLYAFKGMLFSYHYMDRYKSDLLQTLLGLPSQYGLTQAGTYSSPGLPLLLLSLLGLCLPIGRRGKTLLATGLLLVLLSTNLVDWNWLPLKTPLFNLMQFPWRLLTCACALLALYAAVPLQRLLAWRPAVGGLALAALLAAAWLPVQSALNNPLAAFHTLRLYPDYLNNSTMQGDTFRQLSAQMLPPISRENVLQTPNGYINGYPSFHVSVPAPTLYTLPYVRYAGYYLMVDGQKVAPRALDDGFIGVRLTPGEHTVTLGYHIYIVVGPALVSLSTLLMLLVLWLRKRRWRLWLMARPQGRLPG
- a CDS encoding sigma-S stabilization anti-adapter protein IraP → MKALIAELLVKLAENDVASKETLIQVEALQIAVTALMNSLDAQTKANISRQVNMALDAAADNVSNPDDLVKLRSCLYALIDKPRLQS
- a CDS encoding acyltransferase, which produces MEKNFNLEMMRAVAIYAVVLIHASMMTFYAAPIDGVAWSITNLCYSLARFCVPFFFMASAFLLIKEEMPVGAFLKRRLTRILLPLVAWSFIYGLLNGQDIFSRQWLIGTLLNQNAAGHLWFLYALVGLYIMMPLVGLLYYRSRSLFRWYAALTFVFSCAMPFLNEAFQYRVGFVGNMALDNFHPLVIYLFLPLLMRDLTFTRQRGWLALALFGLMTLIIFAGTRHISLAAHQPRETYYNYAYPPVVIASAALFYLLLNVRFTFSALWRQRILSVAECAFGIYLVHMVFLLLLGHVINVNVALVWPFGGLIFSVVWFLLTYALVRALRTVPYIRAIL
- a CDS encoding manganese catalase family protein, translated to MFHHSSKLQYPVRVDKPDPEFAMLLQQAIGGVEGEIRVAMQYFFQAMGTRGDARIKDLLISTATEELAHIEMLGHAVALNLEGAPLSYQEASAKDPVVNAIMGGMNPRHILSSGLAAMPVNANGVPFDMSHIYASGNVAADMLANVTAEATGRVLATRLYNMTEDKGMKDFLSFLIARDTMHQQQWLAVIEEMGGLNASLPIPNSAPQEHEATEHSYYCLNTSLDKPLPQGRWSSGPAYDGRGQFTAKEQPDILGQEPDLGKARPGSGAQLEQIDGQVPPTPSST
- a CDS encoding AraC family transcriptional regulator — protein: MQRTLYAYPGTGIASHIIQHSALTISGLYLSRPSLLQVLHGSQRVQTAEGDWLVREGEMLALDGGQMIDVHMDLDERGRYASRTLSWDETLLAAFDREAPPALMPHAATPIAAPHRHFTLTLENLFDALAQEPPLPTAIVHHRMREPLLWLAEHGVRLADRRAQTLTQQVRDLLMSDIAHPWSAAEVAERLEMNEVMLRRRLAAEEGALRNLITDTRMTHALRLLQSTDAAIATIAQQVGYESGSRFAGRFRSRFGFLPTAIRGHHRPTPCPDTAA
- the fliS gene encoding flagellar export chaperone FliS, encoding MYHRSGVSSYQQVGLESSVMSATPHQLIVLLFDGARSALIRAGLFMAQGDIVHKGEAISKAINIIDNGLKAGLDAEKGDPALVANLEALYDYMCQRLLQANLHNDPAALDEVAALLSNLAEAWQQVGPHPQPSQDVN
- a CDS encoding biofilm development regulator YmgB/AriR family protein codes for the protein MNKHAISAEREIASYFNGGDALPASESDVIKAIVTELLQSNEVVSNKAIMANLIDKLESETDVIKLDIYRHALESLMLNSREAMFARS
- the fliT gene encoding flagellar protein FliT; translation: MDRHPHLITEYQLVFGLSEQMLALANQAQWQALVEMEIQYARQVERATALMAASEVPDPTQAAIRTLLDRTLANEAQVTQLLRARMDQLAELIGHTSRQKELSHAYGQFADRRPLF
- a CDS encoding YgdI/YgdR family lipoprotein, with product MKKIVIASTVMLSALLAGCSSNYAIHTLDGRTIVSEGKPKTDDATGMISYTDAWGNKQQINQNTIKEMQEIND